Within the Thermosynechococcaceae cyanobacterium Okahandja genome, the region AGGCACGGGTGCGCAGTACCGCAAGGGTTTGGGGATGGCAGTCCTGGGCAACCAGAAAGCGGCGTGCCTCTTTTTGGCGGCAGGCATTGAGGCTGAGGGTCATGGCCTCGGCAGCGGCAGTGGCTTCGTCTAGGAGCGAGGCATTGGCAATATCAAGACCCGTTAGATCGCAGACGAGGGTTTGGTAATTAAGGAGGGCTTCGAGGCGACCCTGGGCAATTTCGGCTTGGTAGGGGGTGTACTGGGTGTACCAGCCCGGGTTTTCAAGGATATTGCGTTGGAGGACGGGTGGGGTAATACAGTTGGCATAGCCCATGCCGATGTAGCTGCGCCACACTTGGTTTTGCTGGGCGATTGCCCGTAATTTTGCCAGTGCCGCCATTTCGCTTAGCCCCTCGGGCAGGTCTAGGGGGCGGCTCAAGCGAATATCTGCTGGAATCACGGCATCAATGAGTTCCCCAAGGCTGCTGTAGCCCACTGTGGCCAGCAGGATCGGCAGGTCTTCCGGGGTAATGCCAATATGCCGAGCGACAAATTCGGCATCCGTGTCTAACAGCGTTTGCAGGTGGGGCGGCGAACTGACCATAGAGACATCAGAGCATCAGTGAATTGTTCATATATCTTAATGGCTGATCGCAGAAATAGGTTTGCGGGCGTGGATCACTTGCAGGCTGCGTCCGAGGTGATAGTGCTGGTCGGCCAGTTCAAAGCCTTGCTCCTGCAACACTTGCGCCAAATCCGTCTTCAGCAGTTGCCAAGCGGTTTCGGTTTCAAACAGCCAGAAAAATAGTGCTAGCCCCGGCCACAACAGGGGAAAGTGCGGGCGATGAAAGTCAATCAGGGCAAACCAACCACCGGGCTTAAGAACGCGCCAAACTTCCGCAATAATGGCGGTTAGCTGCTGCGGTTGCATTTCGTGGAGCGCCATACTGGTATGCACCAGATCAAACGATTGATCTTCAAAGGGCATGGCTTCAGCAAAGGCTTCCACGTAGGTGGCTTGGGGTACGCGCTCTCGAGCGCGGGCGATCGCCTTCGGGGAGGCATCGAGGCCCGTGACCTGATCAAAGGCCGTGGTTAAGGATTCGGTAACAATGCCATGGGCGCAACACAAATCCAGTACTACCGTACTGCGGGGCAGGTTTAAGCCCTGCCAAGCCAAGTGATGGAGGCGATCGCGCCCCCCCACGGCGATTGCAGCAATGCCGCTAATGGTGTCGTAAAGCCATGGAAACTGGTAGCTCCATGTGCGGAGAACGGTTGCCATAGAGGGTTACCTAAAACAGGAATGGTTTCAGCATAGGGGGCGATCGCCACAGAGCTTAAAATAGACTCAACTGCGATGGAAGTATAAACTAATGTATCAATCCCCCGTACTGGTTAGCCCCAATGGGCATTCCCTAGACATTTCCCTTGATCCCTTCTGGCAGGGCCTACAGCAGTTAGCATCCCACGTGCTGATTTCGCTGTGCCTGTCTCTGTTGCTCACCATTGCCCTCAGTATCCTTAGCTATTGGTTTAGCAGTACGTTTGGTATTCCGGTAATGCCGTTTTTCTTTGTTGTGATCTAAGGCATTGGTGCAAAGTTACGGTAAAGCGTTGGAGGAGTTATTGTTATGATTTGGGGCTTGCTTGTCACTTGGATTGTGACCAGTATTAGTTTATTTGTTGTCTCGCGCCTTTCCTTCTTGGGCGTGGAAATCGATAAGTTTAGTACGGCGCTGTGGTCGGCCATTGTCTTTGGGGTGCTGAACGCGACGCTAGGGGCAGTCCTCAAATTTCTTTCCTTCCCCTTTATCTTTTTGTCGTTGGGGCTTTTTGCCCTGATAATTAATGCGGCCATTTTTGCGTTGGCCGCGGCTATTGTGGATGGTTTTACCCTGCGCAATGGGTTCTGGAGTGCTCTATTGGGATCCATTGCCCTCAGTCTAATGAATTCCCTCTCCTTTGGACTCTTGACTCGATTGGGAGTATTCTAAAGCCGCCAAGTAGCCCCGGGGCGTAATTAACCAATCCTGAAAGCGCCGCGTGGTTGCATTGCCAATTAAAACAAGGCTAAACATATCCACGGCGGCGGGCTGAAATGCTGCCAAGGTGGTGAGGGTAATCTGCTCTTCGGGACGGTAGGCGGCTCGCACAATGGCGACCGGCGTGCTGGGGGGGCGATGGCGTTGGAAAATCTGCTGCGCCTGCACCAATTGTTGTTGGCGATCGCGGGAGCGGGGATTGTAAAGAGCCGTTACAAAGTCTGCTTTGGCAGCAGCTTCAAGGCGTGCCTCAATGACCGGCCATGGGGTGAGGCGATCGCTGAGGCTAATGGTACAAAAATCGTGCATCAGGGGAGCACCCACGCGGGCAGCGGCAGCATTGACGGCACTCACGCCCGGAAAGACGTTAACAGCCAAATCGCTGCGGTTGGACTGCATCAATAGTTCTAGCACTAAGCCAGCCATGCCGTAGATGCCACAGTCCCCTGAGGAGACCACGGCCACGTGCAGCCCCCAGCTCGCGAGTTCAATGGCCGCTTGGGCGCGCTCTCGCTCTTGGGTAATGGGGTAGGTGCAGACCATCTGCCCCGGCTGCTGCAATGGTGTGAGGAGTTTTAAGTACAGTTCATAACCCATCCAAACATCCGCCGCCAATAGGGCCGTGCGAGCCGCCATTGTCAGTTGATCAAGGGCACCGGGGCCTGTGCCAATGAGGGCGATCGCCCCCTTACGGGGAATATATTCCCGCCGGGATTGCGCCACTGCCACGGTCACTGCCCCTTGGTAAGCAGGATGGCGATAGATCTGCTTTGGCACCAGTAACGGGCCGCGATCGCTGGCCAGCAATGCCGCTGCTTCCGCCACACTGGGGGTACCCATCTCGGCGGCGACAATGGCGGAGGGGGTCGGAACTGTCACCTGTTGGAGTTGGGCAGCACTAAACCAGCGAATCGGCCACTGGTAACGTTGGGCGACTTGGAGCAGCCCCACTTCATCGGCTTTGCGATCAATACTGGCAAGGCCGGCGATCGCTGCTCTGGCTAATCCGGCCTCCTCTAACGTTTGGGTAATCGCCGCCTCGATTACAGCAGCATCCGTGCCGCGCTCACAGCCAATCCCGAGCCACAGCACCCGCGGATGCCACACGACCCCCACGTCAGGCTGAATGGCCTTTTCCGTAATCCAAACGGCGGCTTCCTGCGGCGGGGCACTCACCCATTTGATAGGCTGCTCCCTCGCCAGTCCGGTACGCCATAACTCACTGCCACAGGTCTGGAACACCGATAGCACCTGCTGCTGAGCTTGCAAGGCCGCCATCCTATTCCAGTCGCCTGCGCCGTGCTGCCAGCCTAGAGCCTTGCCCCAACAGTCCACCGCAAAGTAGCGCTGAGTGTGGCTTGCCCCCGTCAGAATGGGTGTTGCACCAATAGCCGCTGCTAAAATCTGGCAGAGGCGATCGCCCCCTGCCCCATGACTGCCCACTAAGCTAATAAGCCACTGGCCATCCTCCGAAAGCACACAGACCGCCGGATCCTTACGCTTCTCCTCAAGGAGAGGCGCAATCAGGCGCACCACTGCACCACAGGCTAGAGTAAAAAGCCAACTCCGATAGTGGTGCCAAACAGTATTCAAGTGGCTTGCCAAACTATCGCTGTACCGCTGAGCATCCTCGATGTCCACCGCCAGATGCGCTGGCAGCCACAAATCAAACTCTATACCTGCGCGGCGCAAGTGTTCCAGTTGGGTGGCACCTTGGCGGGTGGTGGCGATCGCGGCCAAGGGCGACCAAGTTTCCAGTTGATGCACAGTACGATTAAACGGTGGCATAGCTGCGGCGGCGCAAAGTACCGCCAACCCTCCCACTAAAGAAAAGGTCAATGCTAACATGACTATGGCATCACTGCCTGTTTTCGCTCACTGTAACCGTTGGGAGATCGTACGTCATGGCATTAGCAGTTGGTACCCCTGCTCCAGCCTTCACCGTCAAAGACACCATGGGCAATACCGTCTCTCTCTCAGACTTTGCCGGTAAAACCGTCGTCCTTTACTTTTACCCTAAAGACGACACCCCCGGCTGCACCAAAGAAGCCTGTAGCTTTCGCGATAACTACGCCGCCTATCAGGGTAAAGACATAGTCGTGCTAGGCGTTAGCGGTGATGATGAAACCTCGCACCAAAAATTCACTCAAAAATTTAACCTCCCCTTTCCCTTACTGGCTGACGTAGATAAATTAATCATCAAAGCCTACGATGTGGATGGTGGCGGCTATGCCAAGCGAGTCACCTACGTCATTGATGGCAACGGTATCATTTCCCACGTTTACACCAGCATTAACACCGAGACCCACGCCAGCGATATTTTGGCAGACTTAGGTCTTTAAGGATACCCTTTGAAGGAATTCAAACAAGTGAAGCCAATAGGTATATCTAGTCCTCTTACTGACCAGCCGTACCACGAATAGGCCCATTGTATTCAATTTTGATGCTCGGCTCTCTGGGTGCCACTGTCACCACCGTCTCAATATTAGGAGGCTGTCCCGGAGGCCCCCCCAAGAACCGAAAGGTATAAGTTCCATTCCCGTGATTTACGTAGGGGGAGTCTTTGGCTGGCCCGTACATGGATGCCTCGGCTCGATACTTGCTGAGTCCACCATTGTGCTGCTCTGCAGCTTGACGAGCAAGGTTTCGCGCCTTGGGTAAATCACTGTTATCTACAACCATCCCAGGTCGTGGTGGATAACCCATTCCCGGTGGTTGCGGCGGATAGCCCATTCCCGGTGGTTGTGGTGGATAGCCCACTCCCGGTGGTTGCGGTGGATAGCCCACTCCCGGTGGTTGTGGTGGATAGCCCATTCCCGGTGGTTGCGGTGGATAACCCACTCCCGGTGGTTGTGGCGGATAACCCACTCCCGGTGGTTGCGGTGGATACCCCATTCCTGGGTATTGTGCAATTGCCTCAGCACCTGAGAAACAGAGAATTATACCAGTAGTAGCAAGAAAAGCTAAGTGTTTTGTCATAAAGCGAGACCTAAAAACTGTAAAGCAAGTCTCAAACGTTCTAAGTGGAAACTTTGATAACTACTTGACCTGTAGTGCCCTTGCGGCACATAGTTGCGCGGCATCCATTAAGCCTTTTTTAAGCTCTGGGCTGGCTTTTGTATTAAATTCATTCACCATATCGTTAAAGTTTTTGTTTTCTGGCGAGGCAAGAACTGAAGAAAGCAGCGTTAATTCCTGAAAAGCAATTTTTGCTTCTAGTTCGTTAATATAACACTGACAATACTCCTGAATAACTTTTTCCTGCTGACCTTCAACATTTTGCTGAATAGCATCAACACAAGCAACGCGAAAAGCAGACTTAAATTCATCAGTATATCCTTCCGCCATGGCAGGTGCTATTCCTAGGCAGAGAAACACTGGCAAACAGATTAATAAGCTAATATGCTTGTTTGCACTTACGTCAGGATGATGTTTCTTAACAGAAAGCATATCAATCTCTCAGAAATCAAGTGGAATCAGCAGTTTGTGACATGGCTTTACTACAAATCAATTTGTTACGTTTGATCTGCTGACCCGTAAAACTTGATCCGTAAAATCGACAGTAATTTCGGAAAACTTTCAGAAACCTATATCAATAAATTAAAGACCATGTCCCTAGATGGTAGCTTACGGTCTATAAAAAAACTAGTATAGGATGCAGTTAGACATAAAACTTATATTTCAAAGCATTCTGTTTTATTTTTGTTGTATTCCGTAACCTTGCTTTACTCAGAGCACAGGCACGGCCCAACATGCCTGCCCTGAGCCGCTTAACCATCTCCGCGCAGGGGCGCACACTTTGGCTGCCATTCACAACGCGGCAATGCCCTCTAATCGCCCCAAAGATTGAGACTAGGGCGCGATCGCCACCACTTGGTTGACGAGCAATCAACGAGGCGGAAGCGCACGCCCGCGTCGAGAAGTAGATGCCCGAGCAACTACACTAGGTGTAATTGCTGTATTTCTGGTTCTCTATGTTTAGGCGCTGAGACAACGACCTCCACCCGAAACGCACCGCGATCGCCCCTTAAGTCTCGTATCAACCCTCGTGGGTTAGGGAATGTACCATTTGGATCGTAAATAAAGCAAACTAAGGTCTTGAATGTATATGAAGCTGACCGATAGACTTCAAAATCCACTACCAACGCTTCTATGATTTCGTTTTTATTTGTACATGACAGTTTTACTTCTATAGCACATTGATGATCAACTAATAGCAAATCAATGCGGCGATTATGACTATAAGGTTGTGGTGCTGGGTATTCTCGTCGTATGTCAGCATTTGGAAACTCTTGTCTGAGAAGTTTCTCAAGAGCGTCCTGCACATCTTTTTCTTGAAAGTTAGTATTTCTTTGGCGGAGCTGCTGACCTTCTAAATCATGAAATCTTTGACATAAATCGATAATCTTATCAATACCTTCGTTGAGGTTGCTACTGCTGTCTTCAGAAGAAGGGGGCAGTACCTGTTGGAGCACAGCCTTCTGCTGCCGCTGGATCGATAGCCACCCTGCCGCTACCGATATCGACAATCCACCGGCCATGACTCGGGTATGACCATAACCAATGCCAACGGCTGCAAGGGCTAACCCTGCCACAACAAGCCCATCCGGCCAACGAGATCGCATACTTAGCCGAGGAGACCCTATGAAACCCAATGATTTTTTCTGGAGCATAGAAATTTTCAATAGAACTTGGAGACGAAGATAACAGATCCTTGACAATTGTCAACGAATATTTCGTTTTGTTAAATTTCTGCTCGATATAGATCTCTCTGATGGGTCACAATGTTATTGGCCAAGCGTTACTATAATTCTGTTTTCACACTTGATCGGCCTTGGCGGTCAGCATCCCTCCGACCTCATGCGCAATTCGATATAATAGTAGTAGTGGTGTGAGTGTATTGTTGAATCGCAATGTTGAGCTTGAAAGTCGTCAAAGCAGTGGTTCATTCGATGCTTGTTTTGATCATGATTTCTTAATGTTTTGATTGCTGGTTTTATTGGCGCTATTCAGGTATCGCTTTTTACTTAAAAATTGCAAACAGTTGTAACGATCGCGATCGCCAATGAAGTCAACGGCTTGGATTGAAATGATTGAAACGACTGAAACAAACTAACGAGGATTGAGACGTATGAACTGTACACGTTCCACAGAGCTTCCCGAAACGGCATGGCACACGTTTACTGGTGGTGACTGGGTTCAGCGCGTCGATGTGCGCGATTTTATTCAGCGCAACTATACCCCCTACACCGGTGATGCGTCATTCTTAGTCGGAGCGAGCGATCGCACCCAAAAATTATGGGGCAAAGTGCGCGACCTGATGGCCTTAGAGCGGGAAAAAGGCGTACTCGATGCAGACACTAGTACTCCTTCTGGCATTACCGCCCACGCTCCGGGCTACATTGATCGTGATCTGGAACAAATTGTTGGCCTGCAAACCGACAAACCCTTAAAACGCGCCATCATGCCCTTTGGTGGTATTCGCGTTGTTGAAACCTCTCTGAAAGCCTATGGCTACGAGCTAGATCCGCGCACCAAAGAGATCTTTACCAAGTACCGCAAAACCCATAACGACGGCGTTTTTGATGCCTATACCCCAGAAATGCGCCGCTGCCGGAAATCCGGCATCATTACGGGGCTGCCCGATGCCTACGGTCGGGGTCGTATCATTGGCGACTATCGCCGGGTGGCTCTCTACGGGGTGGATCGCCTCATTGCCGACAAACAAGCCCAGCAAGCCTCCCTTGAGCTAGACACCATCGATGAAGACACCATCCGCCTGCGGGAAGAACTCTCAGAGCAAATTAAGGCACTCAACGAACTCAAAGAAATGGCCGCCAGCTATGGCTTTGATATTAGCCGCCCCGCCAGCAACGGTAAAGAAGCGATTCAGTGGCTCTACTTTGGCTACTTAGCCGCCGTCAAAGAGCAAAACGGTGCGGCCATGTCCCTAGGGCGCGTCTCCACCTTTTTGGATATTTACTTCGAGCGGGATCTGCGCCTTGGCACTGCCACTGAAGCTGAGATCCAAGAATGGCTGGATCACTTTGTGATGAAATTGCGCATGGTGCGCTTCTTGCGGACACCGGAGTACAACGAACTATTCTCCGGTGATCCCACATGGGTCACGGAAGCCATCGGGGGTATGGGGCTAGATGGTCGTCCGCTGGTGACTAAAACCAGTTTCCGTATCCTGAATACCCTCTATACCCTTGGACCAGCGCCGGAACCCAACCTAACGGTGCTCTGGTCTGAAAACTTGCCCGAACCCTTCAAACACTTCTGCGCCCAAGTCTCGATTGATACTAGCTCGATCCAGTACGAAAACGATGACCTGATGCGTCCCTACTGGGGGGATGATTACGCTATTGCCTGCTGCGTCTCGGCGATGCGGGTGGGTAAACAAATGCAGTTCTTTGGTGCTCGGGTGAACTTGGCCAAAGCCCTCCTCTACGCCATCAATGGTGGCCGTGATGAGGCATCAGGCGCACAGGTGGCTCCCATGTTTGCCCCGATTACAGGGGATACCCTAACTTGGGAGGAAACCTTACCCCGGTTCGAGCAAATGCTGGCGTGGTTAGCCAAGGTTTATGTCAATACCCTTAACGTCATCCACTACATGCACGATAAGTACTGCTACGAGCGGCTGGAGATGGCGCTCCACGACTGCGATGTGTTCCGCACCATGGCCTGTGGTGTGGCGGGGCTGTCGGTGGTGGCGGATGCCCTCTCGGCCATCAAATACGCCAACGTCAAGATCATCCGCAATGCTGAAGGGTTAGCGGTGGACTACGAGATCACGGGTGACTTTCCTAAGTACGGCAATAACGACGATCGCGTCGATAGTTTAGCGGTGTGGCTTGTGGAAACATTTATGAATGAGGTGCGTAAGCACAAAACCTACCGTAATGCCGTGCCAACCCAATCAATTCTGACCATTACCTCGAATGTGGTCTATGGCAAGAAAACCGGCAGTACCCCCGATGGTCGCAAAGCGGGTGAACCCTTTGCCCCGGGCGCAAACCCAATGCACGGTCGCGATACCAAAGGGGCGATCGCCTCGCTGGCATCCGTCGCTAAGCTCCCCTACGTCCATGCCCAAGACGGCATCTCGAACACATTTTCAATTGTCCCCAGTGCCTTGGGGAAAACCCGCGAGGATCAAATTGCCAACCTAGCTAACATGCTAGATGGCTACATCCACGATCAAGGGTTCCACATCAACGTCAACGTTCTCAACCGCGAGATGTTGCTCGATGCCATGGATCATCCGGAACTGTACCCACAACTCACGATTCGGGTCTCAGGCTATGCGGTGAACTTTATCAAACTCACCCGCGAACAACAGTTGGATGTGATTAACCGCACGTTCCACGAACGGTTCTAGCTAGTTTTCGCCTTGGTTAATTTGGTACCTCGATCGCCAACAACGCAATCGAGGTATTTTTTTGCTATTTACAGTGAGTCTTCACCATCTTCAGAGCAGTATCTGGCTCCCACGCAAGCTCGTAGGCTTCCCGCTCAATCGGAATATCGGCAGGATCATAGTTTTCGTTGATGAACTCTTCCAAAGGTGTATATGCTAATGGTGACTTGTATTTGGGGTCAATGACCACTAACTCGTTAAATCCGTAGGGTCGGCCATGATTTGCCTTACAGGTTTGCGCCATGTGAATGGCTTCATGGTTCAACGTGTTGATAAACTCCAAAAAGTTATCGTGCTTGTAAATATCAATGGTAATTCGGGTCGAGGCACTGATAATTTGATAGTTGTGGCTCCAATAGGTAAAGTGATAATCAAATGTTCCCATTTCCCGTGTGGGAAGTTTAGCCACTGCCAAGCGGACGTTGTGCTTTTGTAACTGGTTGAGGAGTTCGCTAAGATTTGGTGGCGTTGCAACAAAGGAGTCGTAATTTGCAACTGTCTCAGCATCATAAAACTGGCGAATAATCTCGCGGTTTAGTTTCAAGGCAAAGCCGTAGTCACGAATGCTGCCCACTAAATCGCCAACCCGCAACTTCATGGTTGAGCGTTGCAGCAAACCCACGGCATCTAGATGTCCCCCCTGTTGGCGAAAGCCATCGAGGTCTTTAAGCGCTTGTCGATAGCGCTCTTGAGAGGTGGGAAATTTTTGATCGGTCCATAACTGGTCTGCCTGTTGGCGGTAGATGTGGCTGCGGCTAATGTGGGCACGCTGCATACTTGGCTGAAACGACTGGCAGCGCCCGATCGCCATCGAGAAAATGGGTAGCGCCTGATCATACTGCTGGGTTTGGTAGAAGGTTGCGCCCTTCAGGGTGACGAGTTCACAATATGGCTCACCGATGGCCTGATAACCTAGGTACTTGAAGTAGGGATCCGCTTCATTGACGTGGCTGAGAACCGTGTTGTAATCGCCTTGAGCGTAAGACTGGTGGGCATAAACCTTAAGGGTGCGTACTCGCTCAAGCATTATTTTGTTGGCGAAGTCCACCATCGTGGGTTCACAGAGTTGCTTCGCCTGCTTGAAATTTCCGATTGCCGCGTCAGGCCGCCCAAGGTGGCTGAAGGCAGCACCTTCAAGGCTGGTAAATTGGCACCTCAAGTTTTGAGCCATATCCGCTGCTAAATGGGGCAGATAGGGTTGCACTTCCGCCGCATGGGCTAAAAGTCGCTCGTAGTCTTTTTCGGTATGGGCCTGCCACCCCAGCGCTAATAGATCGTTACTCCGCTGCGCAATAGTGCCTTGAGCAAAAGCAACCAGTTCAGGAAAACCGTGACAATTTTCAATATTTTCTACCAATAGGTTAATAGCCGCAGTGGGTTGATGTTGGTGCGCAAAGACAGCGCCACGATAAACCTGTATTTGGCAGGTTAACTGGGGGCGACGTTCTGAACTTGCAAAGCGAAGATAGGTTTCTGCCCCCTTCAACTTATGAAGCGCAGCACTGTAATTTCCCGTTTGGTAGTACTTTTCAGCATCAGTTATCAGTGCCTGACTCAGGGTTGTTACGTAGGAATAGGTCACTAGTCCTAGGCCTACGACTCCGCCAAGCCCCAATGGTAGCAAAAATTTTTTCTTAAAAAATGTAGTGGATATAACAAAATTTGGCAATTTCCATGACTGCGGATGGAGTACCATGGTTATCTCCTAATTCTTGTGAGGGTGATTCTTATGGGGGTGTTGAGCCAATCTTAGCAAGCTCATATTTTTATTGGTGATGGCAAAAAAGATATTTACAATTGGTATAGTGTTGTAACTCAGTCAGGATACATTGCTTGATATTGCCATGAACCCTGGACATGGATTTTATGTTTAGCGTTGGTTTGCGTGCCAGAGCATCCCAATGGCGATCGCCGTTACCCCTAGTTTCGGTAACCAACTGGCAATCATCGGGTTGACGGCACCCCCTTCACCAAAGGCTGTGAAAATAAAGCTAACGATGTAATAACCAAAAATAATTGCGACGCTTAAGCCGAAGGCGCGTCCTTGGCCTTGGCGGGGTGAGCTAATGCCGAGTACGGCACCAATGACGGCAAAGCTAAGGCAGATAAATGGCAGCGAGAGTTTTTCTTGCAATTGCACTTGCCATTGGCGCAGCCGTTTAACATCCCCACTCTCCGCTAAAATCTGGCTGTAGTGGAGCATTTCGCGGCTCGTCATAAACTCAGGATCGCGGGTTTCGCGGGCAAGATCAAGAGGAGTGCGCGGGTAAGCGAAGTAGCGCTCTGTAAAGGGTTCCACCGTTTCGTAGTCCTGTGCGGCATTCAGGCGATAGAGGGCACCTTGACGAAACACCCAACCATTGGCGTGCCACTCGGCGGCCTCTGCCTTGAGAATTTCCCGCAGTTCGCCATCTTGGAAATTGAGCACCGTCACCTCCCCCATCACGCGGCCATCAAACGTATGGGCAAAAAACAACTGCTGGAGCTGCCCTTCGGCAAAGGAACGGTAGAAAATGTTGCGGGAATGGTAGTTGGGAACGGGTTGAGCAATGGCAGCACGCAGGGTTTCAATGGCACGGTAGGCAAGGGGCGGTGCCACCAATTCATTGAGGCCAAGGGTGAAGATCAACGCCAGTAAGCCCGCCATCAAGGCCGGGCAGACCAAGCGCAGGGGGCTAACCCCGCAGCTTTTGCAGGCAATCAGTTCGCTGCGGCGGGAAAGCTGGCTATAGGCCAGCAGTGATCCAAAGAGTACCGCCATGGGAATGCCGAGTACGGCAAACGTGGGCA harbors:
- a CDS encoding class I SAM-dependent methyltransferase, translated to MATVLRTWSYQFPWLYDTISGIAAIAVGGRDRLHHLAWQGLNLPRSTVVLDLCCAHGIVTESLTTAFDQVTGLDASPKAIARARERVPQATYVEAFAEAMPFEDQSFDLVHTSMALHEMQPQQLTAIIAEVWRVLKPGGWFALIDFHRPHFPLLWPGLALFFWLFETETAWQLLKTDLAQVLQEQGFELADQHYHLGRSLQVIHARKPISAISH
- a CDS encoding phage holin family protein; translation: MIWGLLVTWIVTSISLFVVSRLSFLGVEIDKFSTALWSAIVFGVLNATLGAVLKFLSFPFIFLSLGLFALIINAAIFALAAAIVDGFTLRNGFWSALLGSIALSLMNSLSFGLLTRLGVF
- the cobJ gene encoding precorrin-3B C(17)-methyltransferase, whose protein sequence is MPPFNRTVHQLETWSPLAAIATTRQGATQLEHLRRAGIEFDLWLPAHLAVDIEDAQRYSDSLASHLNTVWHHYRSWLFTLACGAVVRLIAPLLEEKRKDPAVCVLSEDGQWLISLVGSHGAGGDRLCQILAAAIGATPILTGASHTQRYFAVDCWGKALGWQHGAGDWNRMAALQAQQQVLSVFQTCGSELWRTGLAREQPIKWVSAPPQEAAVWITEKAIQPDVGVVWHPRVLWLGIGCERGTDAAVIEAAITQTLEEAGLARAAIAGLASIDRKADEVGLLQVAQRYQWPIRWFSAAQLQQVTVPTPSAIVAAEMGTPSVAEAAALLASDRGPLLVPKQIYRHPAYQGAVTVAVAQSRREYIPRKGAIALIGTGPGALDQLTMAARTALLAADVWMGYELYLKLLTPLQQPGQMVCTYPITQERERAQAAIELASWGLHVAVVSSGDCGIYGMAGLVLELLMQSNRSDLAVNVFPGVSAVNAAAARVGAPLMHDFCTISLSDRLTPWPVIEARLEAAAKADFVTALYNPRSRDRQQQLVQAQQIFQRHRPPSTPVAIVRAAYRPEEQITLTTLAAFQPAAVDMFSLVLIGNATTRRFQDWLITPRGYLAALEYSQSSQESKGEGIH
- a CDS encoding peroxiredoxin; the protein is MALAVGTPAPAFTVKDTMGNTVSLSDFAGKTVVLYFYPKDDTPGCTKEACSFRDNYAAYQGKDIVVLGVSGDDETSHQKFTQKFNLPFPLLADVDKLIIKAYDVDGGGYAKRVTYVIDGNGIISHVYTSINTETHASDILADLGL
- the pflB gene encoding formate C-acetyltransferase; this encodes MNCTRSTELPETAWHTFTGGDWVQRVDVRDFIQRNYTPYTGDASFLVGASDRTQKLWGKVRDLMALEREKGVLDADTSTPSGITAHAPGYIDRDLEQIVGLQTDKPLKRAIMPFGGIRVVETSLKAYGYELDPRTKEIFTKYRKTHNDGVFDAYTPEMRRCRKSGIITGLPDAYGRGRIIGDYRRVALYGVDRLIADKQAQQASLELDTIDEDTIRLREELSEQIKALNELKEMAASYGFDISRPASNGKEAIQWLYFGYLAAVKEQNGAAMSLGRVSTFLDIYFERDLRLGTATEAEIQEWLDHFVMKLRMVRFLRTPEYNELFSGDPTWVTEAIGGMGLDGRPLVTKTSFRILNTLYTLGPAPEPNLTVLWSENLPEPFKHFCAQVSIDTSSIQYENDDLMRPYWGDDYAIACCVSAMRVGKQMQFFGARVNLAKALLYAINGGRDEASGAQVAPMFAPITGDTLTWEETLPRFEQMLAWLAKVYVNTLNVIHYMHDKYCYERLEMALHDCDVFRTMACGVAGLSVVADALSAIKYANVKIIRNAEGLAVDYEITGDFPKYGNNDDRVDSLAVWLVETFMNEVRKHKTYRNAVPTQSILTITSNVVYGKKTGSTPDGRKAGEPFAPGANPMHGRDTKGAIASLASVAKLPYVHAQDGISNTFSIVPSALGKTREDQIANLANMLDGYIHDQGFHINVNVLNREMLLDAMDHPELYPQLTIRVSGYAVNFIKLTREQQLDVINRTFHERF
- a CDS encoding LptF/LptG family permease, whose product is MLVPITISVPRLSLLDRYILREMIRPFVFGFGIFTAIAAVIGTVFYLIRNMVENNLGIFSAVQVFFLRLPTFAVLGIPMAVLFGSLLAYSQLSRRSELIACKSCGVSPLRLVCPALMAGLLALIFTLGLNELVAPPLAYRAIETLRAAIAQPVPNYHSRNIFYRSFAEGQLQQLFFAHTFDGRVMGEVTVLNFQDGELREILKAEAAEWHANGWVFRQGALYRLNAAQDYETVEPFTERYFAYPRTPLDLARETRDPEFMTSREMLHYSQILAESGDVKRLRQWQVQLQEKLSLPFICLSFAVIGAVLGISSPRQGQGRAFGLSVAIIFGYYIVSFIFTAFGEGGAVNPMIASWLPKLGVTAIAIGMLWHANQR